Proteins from a genomic interval of Streptomyces fodineus:
- a CDS encoding IS5 family transposase (programmed frameshift), with product MVERMVPDELWELFQRVVPPAPSRPQGGGRRRYGDREVLAAIIFVATTGCTWRQLPPVFGPSGPTAHRRFTEWTAARVWAKLHRLILDELGSRGELDWSRCAIDSVNMRALKGDLTGPNPVDRGKKGSKIHLITERTGLPLSIGISGANLHDSQALEPLVCGIPPIRSRRGPRRRRPAKLHADKGYDYDHLRRWLRQRGIRHRIARKGIESSTRLGRHRWTIERTMSWQGGCRRLHRRYERKAEHFLAFTAIACNLICYRRLTK from the exons ATGGTCGAGCGCATGGTGCCGGACGAGTTGTGGGAGCTGTTCCAGCGGGTGGTACCGCCTGCTCCATCGCGGCCGCAGGGTGGTGGTCGGCGCCGGTATGGGGATCGTGAGGTGCTGGCCGCGATCATCTTCGTGGCCACGACAGGCTGTACCTGGCGGCAGTTGCCGCCGGTCTTCGGCCCGTCGGGGCCGACTGCGCACCGGCGCTTCACCGAGTGGACCGCCGCCCGGGTCTGGGCGAAGCTGCACCGCCTCATCCTCGACGAGCTGGGCTCGCGCGGAGAGCTTGACTGGTCGCGCTGCGCCATCGACTCGGTGAACATGCGGGCCCTGAAA GGGGACCTGACAGGTCCGAATCCTGTGGACCGGGGCAAGAAAGGCTCGAAGATCCACTTGATCACCGAGCGGACCGGTTTACCCCTCTCCATCGGGATTTCCGGCGCGAACCTGCACGACAGCCAGGCACTCGAGCCACTCGTGTGCGGCATCCCGCCGATCCGATCCCGCCGCGGCCCGCGCCGACGACGGCCCGCCAAGCTGCACGCGGACAAGGGCTACGACTACGACCACCTGCGCCGATGGCTACGCCAGCGAGGCATCCGGCACCGCATCGCCCGCAAGGGCATCGAGTCCTCCACCCGGCTGGGCCGGCATCGCTGGACGATCGAGCGCACGATGTCCTGGCAGGGCGGCTGCCGCCGTTTGCACCGACGCTACGAACGCAAGGCCGAGCACTTCCTGGCCTTCACCGCCATTGCCTGCAACCTCATCTGCTACCGCCGACTCACCAAATGA
- a CDS encoding WhiB family transcriptional regulator → MWQVRSGFPVREGCLQHGLETGERWGVWGGIPAGTRQWSAADGASKRRCPVRDGRRLARPL, encoded by the coding sequence GTGTGGCAGGTCCGCTCGGGCTTCCCGGTCCGCGAGGGCTGTTTGCAGCACGGCCTGGAGACAGGCGAGCGGTGGGGCGTGTGGGGCGGGATCCCGGCGGGGACGCGGCAGTGGTCGGCGGCGGACGGCGCGTCCAAACGACGGTGCCCAGTACGGGACGGGCGCAGGTTAGCGCGGCCTCTTTAA